The Proteiniphilum propionicum genome contains the following window.
GAAGAGATCGATGGATTAGTTTTGGAACAGAAATCATCACCTCACCTGCGTCCTTTGCAAAAGCGGCTGGCTGAAGAGCTGACAGTGATGGTGCACTCTCGTGAAGACTATGAGATGGCTTTTAACGCATCAGAGATCCTATTTGGCAAGTCCACCTCTCAGGCTCTGCGCTCTATTGATGAAGAGACTTTTCTTCAGGTATTTGAAGGAGTACCACAATTCTCAATCTCTCGCGGTAAACTAAACGAAGGAATAAGGGCGGTTGATCTTCTTACTGATGAAGCCAGCGTATTTCCTTCAAAGAGTGAGATGCGTAAGACAGTACAGTCTGGCGGAGTAATGATAAACAAAGAGAAGCTTGAAGCCTTTGATGAAGTAATCGGCGTTTCACATCTTATTGGAAATAAATATTTACTTGCACAGCGAGGAAAAAAGAATTATTTTCTACTTATTGCCGAATAGTATACAAAACAGGACTATCTAATGTAAAATCAGATCAAAATATTTGGAACGTTAAAATTAATATTATACTTTTGCACTGCTTTTCACGAAGCACATAAGGATTGTCCCATGGTGTAATGGTAGCACATCTGATTTTGGTTCAGCCAGTCTAGGTTCGAATCCTGGTGGGACAACAACGTAAAGAGTGTAAAGGGTTTATAAACAACTACTTACACTCTTTCTTTTTGCTCTTATAGCGGAATATATGGCGGAATATATTTTCAGCATACATATATTAACATTATGTCTATATATCAAAAATGAATGTTAACATAAACACCTGATGTACCATATATCATTACACTCTATTTAAGGGCATTTAGAGACGTTTTAAGCGACTTTCTCATTATGTGGCATACTCTTACTCATATCAAATGTTAAACGTGTCTTATATAGCCTTAAAATAGCTCACTACACTACCTTCATGTTAACAATATAATAAGTACAATTATAACTGCATTAATATCTGGTATAGAACAAATTTTTAATAAATGAGTCAACTTCATTGCGTGTGGAGGTTGTAATGTTTTGACAAAAATAGGAAAAAATTTATGGGGAATAGTACTTATCATTCCACACCACCATATAGGGGGGTATACCCTATTAATCTGTAAAACATATATATAAATACTATACTCTCGTACGTGATATATACAACATCTATTACAAATGTCTGATATTTTTCCACCAAAAACCATCTGTGATAGCATTGTAGACAAAATGAATTTCGGTCGATTCCTCAACAACAAAAAGAAAGAGTAAGCATCACACCTACTCTCTCTCAAAAAACCTAATAAAAAAAGAATATCCTATTTACTCTTCAGTGTCACGTGGTCTTGGGCAACTTCTGCAAATAACTCAGGTGTGAAACCTTCATCTATAAGCATCTGTAAACTGTAGCGATTTATATTCCTACCATTATTTCGTGTCAGCTCTCCATTTAGCACGTCAGGCAATCCATTCTTGGTTTGAAACTCTCTGAGTTCAGTCATAGCATCTATAATCTTCTTCACCTGTAAATAGTAGTCCGTCAGCTTCTTCACATTGATACGAATGGTAGCTTTTTTCTTGGATATGGACTCTATTTGATTATAATCAGCTATAATGGCATCTCCTTCTGCTAGTAATGGCAACCGCTCAGCCCTTATTCTTCTGAGTTTACTGACACTGTTTCTGAGTCGGTCGTGCAAGTCGCTATAGCTTTCAATGATTCTCATGCGTTCATCTACAGGCATAAACAAGTCCTTCATCTGGCGTTCCCTCAGCTTCGTTAAGTATGCTGAAAATGATTCGTCACTTTCTGTTATGGTCATGAAGAACTCCATAGTAGTAGGCAATCCTTCTTCTCTCAGAGCCTGTAAGCATAGCGGTAAATATTCTGCCAACTCGGTAAAACGACTCTTAGTGCTGTGATACAATGCGTAATCAAACACTTCATTCTCAAATAATGTTTCTTTCATATCTACTTGTTTTTATTATCTTTAAGTTGGATTGCATCCATATCAAGTAAATTTCTTAGCTTAGAAAAATCATGTTTTTTTTCCTTTACTTCTGGAAAGGTTTTCTCTACTTTCTCTTTCATCTCATTTACGCTGTTTATCAACTCTTTTGCCCATTCTGGCACTTCATCAAAATTAGTCATGTCATTCATAATTAAATAGTTTAGTTTTTTATTTTATACCTCACTTTACATTCTTTGGATACTCGGTTGTATATCAATACAATATCTTTATTTTCGTAAACTTCATTCCATTTCGTCTCGTGGCTGAAGTTCAGTCTCAGTAAATCAATTATTTTATTTTTCATTTTTCATTTGTTTTATAATGTAATCTGCAATGTCGAGTCCATCTCTTCTTTCTTCATCTGTAGCTACCTGTTCAAGTAAATTTGAGACTTTAAAACCATATTTAGTTGCATATTTAGTCCAATCATGATACGCTCCTAAATCAGGAAATAGTGTAACATCATGTCCTCTTAGTGCCTCTAAAAGTCGATAGTTCTGCTTACCACCTGTAGCAACCCATGTGTACTCTGGTATTGTCAGACTCGCTATAATGGCACTCTTTTCGCTTTCTACTACGGCTAGAGGTGTGGTGGACTTCTTCACTAAATGCAACCCATACAGGCATTGTGATAGTTGATAAGGACTCTTAACGTGCCTATGCACCCAATCAAATGAGTTCTTCACATTCTTAGCCCGCTTACCTGTCACTGGGTCGTATAACATTATCTTACCTGTCCTGATGCGGTCTTCTCGGTCTATTTGCCAATAGATTACCCTTCCTTCTTTGTGGTCTCCAATTCGGTATCTATCGATGGCTCTTGCAACGTCTATTAATGGAAAATATTTTGTCAAAAAGTGAATAAAGTTATTATCAGTATTTAGACTTCTCACCATCATTTCCTCAGGTATGTAGTCAGTAGGTGGTAGTGGTTTCGGCGCAACATGAATAGTAGGTGTATAGTCTATTCCTTTGTCTTTAAAGTACTCTGATGGTGTCAAATGATAACCGCATTTATCCTCTCTATTGCATCTGCCTACATTGTCAGATATATAATTACCTCTTTCATCTACATAACGTACAAATGATTGGTAGGTATGGCAGTGTGGGCACTCGTGCCTTGTGGTTCTGCCTTTGTATTTTTCCAACTTATATTTAAACTCTTTCATATATAAATATTCCTTAGGTCACACATCACACATCACAATCACCTGAAACCATTTACGGGAAAGGTTTTGAACGTCTTTCAGGGTGTGACCTGTTGCTCTATTCATATCTATATCACTATCTCCTAACATCACACTTTAAATTAGTTGAAACCTGCTTCTGTAGTGGGTTCTATTGCAGTGTGACCTGTGACCTGTGACCTGCACACTCTATTTACATATTCTCTTGAGACTCCAACCATCTCAGCTACTTTTGTCTGATTGGCTTCGGGGTTTTCCGCAAATATTTGCAGTATCAAGTCTTTCTTGGTCGATACTTCTTCCCTTTGCTCTACTTTAAATTTATCAAGTGACTTAATGAAATACTTCACCATTCCTACACCTGCCATCATATCCACGTCAGACACTGAAGTGTCGGGTACTTCAGATAGTCGTGCTATCTTAACGGTCAGTGCCAACCTGAGGACTTGGATTTGTGCCTTACTGAAAACTGCACTCCAAAAGTCATTTGCCTTAATACGTCTGCCCTCCATATCATTGTAGAACTGTTCGTATACGTCTTCGGCTTCGGCAGAAAGATGCATCTCGCCACCACCACCATACGACTCAATTCTATCTATCATATTGTCGAATGCTTCGGAGTCAGGTGTAGTCCCACCACGTTTATATTTTCGTATCGGAAATTCAGGATAAAGGAACATGAACCGTTGCGCAAAACCTGATTGTTCAAAGTTGTTTTTTGTCAATAATTCAGAAAGAACACTTGGCTGTATAGTCCCATAAATATTCAGGAACGGTTCTTCAATTAATTGTGGTTGCTCTTTTTTTCTATTTATGCTGAATGTTTGATTGTCAAAGATAGAGAGGTAGTGTCCCACTTCACCACTCTTGTTATATCTACCGAAGTCTGAGAACCACCCGCTCAGCTCATCTCTATTAAGGGTTAGTCCATTCTCAGCGTAAGATAGTGCGTTAAACATAGCTTCGGGAGTAGTATCATTAATAAGCATCTGCGCCCAATGTGGTGGTGTGCCTTGCTTCTCCTCAGCTTCCCATTCCTTATATTCCTCTTGGTATCTCAGGTATCTCTCAGCGTCAATCTCTGATATTCTCTTGAATGCGACTCTCCCTGCATCACTCTTTCCTGTTCCTGAAGAACCTACCACAATTACCCACAATTGAGGGTAGTTTTTATAGTTCCCTACCGTCAAGTACATTCGCTTACCTGATGCTGTGGCAATGGCTGTCAGGAATGCAACCGCCCAAAGTTCTTCAGGCGTGCCATAACTCTCTGCGTGTTCTCTGATGGTCTCTTGCAACCATTCAGGGAGTAGGTCAGTCGGGAATGCAGTCTGCTCTTGGGTGGTCTCTGTGGCAGTGGCGGTCGGAATAATTACTCCCTCGCCGTTTTTTATTTTTTCTATAATATTTATCATATCGTTCATATAGTTATAAGTGAATAACCTAATTATGCTCTTCGGTACTTCATAGGTTGAACTGCATTCAGTGCATTCGCCACGTCTTCTTTCCGAAAACGTATTGTTTTCTCACCCACCCTGTGAGCGGTAAGATAACCTTTCTTAACATAACTATGGAGTGTAGGCAATGATACACCCAACATCTCTGCTGTCTCTTTGCGTGATAGATACTCTGGAGTTGTGTCCTTCGGTATTGTCTCAGAAATGGCTGTCAGTGCGTTTTTCACCTCTTCTGCAACTATACCTTTAATAGTTTCGCTTAACTCCTCAACTGAAATTCCTTGCAAAAATAACCCCATGCTATAAAATTTTATTTGTTAATTAAAAAATCTGTTTTACTTAAAAAACATTAAACGAATTTAACATAATCTTTTATTATACGCAAGGGTTTTTAAGCGTTTTTTACTGGGGCAAGGGGAGTTGTTTGTTTTTAGCAGGTCTTTTTTTACTATAATCCTGAATAACAGGCAAATAAAAAACCCATAGCGTTTAAACTACGGGTTCTCGGCAATCACACATCACACTTCACATCTGCTGAAATCGTTTACAGGATTAGGTTATATGGGAGTGTGACCTGTGACCTGTGACCTTTGGGTGAAGTGGTCACATAGACTTTACTACGGTCAATTGATTAAAGAACTGATGGTGTGACATCTTTTTTGCACTTTCTTCTGCACTTATCCTTATATATTTGAGAAATGCTACTTCTGTCTTGTGTCCTGTCACCTTCATTATATCAAGCGTAGGAACGTCTGCTATATAGGCATTTGTCGCAAAACTTCTACGTGCTGTGTGACTCGTTACAAGTTCATACTTCGGCAATGTAGTAGTGGTCAGCTTCCCTGCGGTCGTGTGGGTACGTGTCACTGGTGCAGTTATCCCTGCCATCTTTGCTATATCTTTGATGAATTGATTGTACTTCTGATTGCTGATAGGTTTCGGCAACTTATAATCATATTTTTTAAAGATACGCTTCACACGTGGAGTCACAGGCGCATAGATGGTCTTCCCTGTCTTCTGCGTCTGTATTTTAATAAGTCCTTCTTCTGTGATATTCTCGGCAGTCAAGCGTATCACGTCTGAGTATCGGAGTCCTGTGTCTGATGCAATGAGAAACATATCTCTGACTTTATCTAAAGACTTGGGTAGCAATACAAGTGCATCTATGGCATTCAGTTCGTCTACGTTCAAATAAATGCTCTCAGTCTCTTCTGATGGCTTGGCAAAGGACTTCTTCCGGAAATCATCACTATACTTTACTCCCTTCTTTTCACTTGCGTAATTAAGAACGGTTTTCACTATCTTTATGCGTGTGCCTATGGTGTTTTTTGCCAACCCTTCGGCAGTCAGATACTTCACAAAGGAATGGTAGAAGTCCTCATCTGCGGTCAGTGGAGTCACGACCGTCTTATACTTGGTCTGATACTCTGCAATGTTCTTTCTTACCACTTTGTAGCTTTTTATCGTGGACTCCTTCAGGTTTGAGAGTGTTTCTATCATATGGTCTATGAACTGCACAAGGTTCATATCTGAGAAGTCCCTGTTCCCATCTACACTACTTTCTTCTATTCTGTCAGGATTGTAGATGCGGTCGAGTTCCACCTTTACACGCTCTCTGATTGGCAACCTACCATCTACGGTTAGATCATTAACGATGCGTTCAACGTGGAGTCGGAACTCCAACAAATTAGAGTTCATTTCAGATTGATTCTTTTTAGCTGAGGATTTAATGGAACTGTATGTTCCCTCTATCTGTGCATCTACACTTGCCAACTGGTCGCCATACTCCACACGAACATCTTTAGCGTTCCATAGTGCCACAGGTACACTAACAGGGGTGGTGTACTTCAACTGAAGATACTTTCTATCCTTATTCTTACCTTTACCCTTACCACGCTCTACAATGGTATATAGTCCATAATTTATTTCAGCATAAATGTTTGTTACATCTGCTTTTTTGTCTGTAAGTCGGAAATTCACTCGTACCATATCTCAAAGATTAAGTTTGTTACTGATACAAATATAACTATATATGGTGGAATAAAAAAGATATGGCGGAATATATGGCGGAATTTAACTTAATCACTTTACTTTATTCTTTATTGTGTTTAACTATAAGAATAGGTACACTCTCTATTTATCAACATTATACACGCTATTCTTTATCGTACAAATAATATAAAGTTAATAGTAGTGTTGTTCTGGTGGGACAACAACAAAAACGCTATTACTCTGACAAAATAGATTAATAGCGTTTTTATTTTCCTAATATGCGAAACTCATATTTTTTGTTCTACTTTTATGCATAAAAGTAACTCCGAAAAACATCGGAATCGGTGCCTTAAAAATCAAGCCTTTTTATTGACAAACAGGAACATTATCATTAGAGCTGCAGCAATAAGCGACATAACACTCCCAAAGTAGAAAGGAGCACCTGGGCTTACACGGTCGTAAAGATACCCGGCTATAACACTTGCCGGCAACAACATTATTCCGAGCACAGCGTGATATAATCCGTAACCGGTTCCTTTCATCTCATTGGGTATCAGGTCGGAAACTAATGCTTTCTGGCAGGTATCGGTAAGGGCGCTGTATACACCGTACATGCCAAACATGGCAATATACACCAGAATCTGACTGGATGCACCAAACATAAAATATACAAACGAATAGACAATAAATCCAGCCGTAATGAGCTTCGCTCGCCCAATTTTATCTGATAGTTTTCCGAAAGGAATCGCCAAAAGAACAGAGACTGTATTGAAAAGCATGTATATTAGTGGTACCAATGACGGACTAATTCCTGTCTCACTGGTCCTTACGATTAAGAGTGAATCGGTAGAATTACCTAGTGTAAAAACAGCAACAATAATAAGAAAGAAAGAATAATTCCTTGGTAATTGCTTCAGTGATATCTTACTTACGGTAAAACTCTTCTGTGATTTGGCCTCTTTCAAAAAAAAGATGATTGTTAGAACACCAATCACAGCTGGTACCGTAGCTACCCAAAAGATGATTTTATATTGAAGAACTGGATTATCCTTAGGCAGGAAAAAAAGTATTCCCGATGCCATTAGAGGACCAACAATAGCACCACTATTATCCATGGCTTTATGAAAACCGAAGCTTTTGCCGGTCTCTCCATTATTAACCGATCCAGATATAAGACTGTCACGCGGTGCAGTACGTATCCCCTTACCTACCCTTTCCAAAAACCGGTATGCCAGCACCTGCATTGGATTAACTACATATGCGTACAAAGGGGTTATTAATGCAGTAATAGTATAACCAATAAACATAAAAGGTTTGTTCTTCCCTATTTTATCACTCCAGAAGCCAGAAACGGCTTTCAACAAGGAGGCAGTACTTTCTGCAATTCCCTCAATAAGCGATATTTGTATTTTTGATGCACCAATAGACATGAGAAAAAGAGGCATTACACTATACACCATTTTAGATGATGTATCTGTAAAAAAGCTTGTCAATCCGGTATAAAAGACGTTTTTCTCTAACCCAAAATAGCGCTTGAGTTTCATCTGTAAATCTGTTTATAACGACAAATTTAGTGTTTTTCACGACAAGAAAAAACAAAAGTGTAAATCCTCTTGCGTTATCGGCAAGTGGTTTTGCTGTCGAAATCACTCACGGAGCATGGTTGACTGATGCTTTACTGAGGTATTACTATTCCTTCTTTATCGAGAGTTTGTAACCCACACCATAAATACTTTTTAATTTTATGGATGGAAAATTCTTTAATATTTTTTTTATACGGGAAATGGACGTATCCAGCGTGTTTTTCAAATGTGAACCGTCATCATTCAAAGAAGCGTTCTGGTTTCCGCTGGCGGCGGGAACGATTGGCGGGTTGGCAATGTCGATTGTGGGGATATTTGTGTTTTTGCCGTTGATGACGGTGAGAAGAGAAAACTATAAAAAAAGATAAAATGTAAAGGCCCACTTCGATGAATACTTCCAACAAAAAAATCCCCGGCATATATTACATATACCAGGGGATAGTTAAACTCAATTAGATAGGTTTGTTATTTCGAATAACTCTCTTTTACAAAAGCTGCATTATTCAAAAAATCATAACTCTCCTTCACTCCTTCGAAAGGGGTTCCTGTATATCTTTCCACTTCCACAATCATATATTTTGCGCCCGATTTCTCTGCATTGTTGAAGATATTCTCAAAGTTCACTTTTCCACTTTTACCTAATTCGGTCTCATCTTTTACATGCAATTGTTCGAAGCGCCCGGGGAAGCTGTTGAAATAATCTACCGGGTCTTTACCGCCCTCACACACCCAGTAAACATCCATCTGGAAAAACACTTTGGAGGGATCGGTATTGTTCAACATATAGTCGTACATTAATTGACCTTCTATTTCGTTGAACTCAAAACTGTGGTTATGATAGCCTAAACGAAGACCTGCAGCATTACATTTCTCACCTATCTGGTTATAATAATCACAATATACCTGAAGGTCGGATAGCGTTTCAGGGGTGGTCATCCAGGGAATGACAATGTATTTCATTCCTGCTTCCTTGTGAGCCTGAATAGCAGTATCCCACCAAGCCCAGGTCTCATCCCAGTTTGTTTCACCCGGTTTTTCGGCTAAAGGTCTTGAAGCATGTGAAGACAGTACTTCCATGCCTGCATCTTCGATCGATTTCTTAAAATCGACAGGAGACATTCCATAAAACTGTCCGTCATTATATCCTGCTGCCTCTACTCCGGTATATCCTATTTCTGCGACTTTTGCAATGGTACCAGCGTAATCAGCCTTGATATCATCTCGTACTGAATATAGTTGAAGGTAAATCTCTTTTTTGGCTGATGCCTCCTCTTTCTGTTGTTTTCCCTGGTTGCATGCAGAGAAAAAGAACAAACCGCTTAATAATGCGGTACTTAACAAAATTGAACGTTTTTTCATTGTATAAGTTGTTTAAAAAAAGGATGTTCCCGTTTCAGATGAGAATATCCTTTCCCTTTGTTTAAATTAATCCAATATTTTAATTTTTATATTTCTGTACCATACATCATCGCCGTGATCCTGTAAGCCTATATAACCTTCCTGATTTTCACCTCCTGCATTCAGGAAGTCAGGCCAGTTTTTGAATTTGCTCCCGGCAACCATTTCTTTCCATGAGTCTGTCCACAGGTGATATTCTACAACATTTTCACCATTCTGAGTATGAATAACGGTTCCTTTATACACCATAATGCCACCTGTATTCCATTCACCTGCAGGTTTTGAATTCTGTGGTACTGCAGGCACCAGATCATACAAAGAAGCAGATTGGCGATTTCCGTCTTTTCCTAACTTGGCATCGGGATGTTTTGCATTATCAAGAATCTGATACTCGGGTGCCGATTCGTAAATTTGTTTTCCTTCCAGCTCCTGAGCCAGATAGAACACACCACTATTTCCACCTTCAGATACTTTCCATTCGAAGGTAAGCTCGAAGTTTTTAAATTTCTGGTCGTAAATGATGTCTCCACCATCTTTTGCACCGGCTTCACCCATTCCCGATCCGTTTATCTTGATTGCACCATCTTCAATGGTCCAGGCCGAAGGCATATCGGCACGGTTATAACCACGCCATCCTGTAAAATCTGTACCGTTGAAAAGTGTAATCCATCCTTCACCGGCTGCAGTCATCTCAACAGAGTCTGTTGCATCGGCTGTCTTAGATTGTTTGCTTGTGTTGGAACATGACATAAAAATCATTCCTGAAATAATAATTAGACTAAATACATTTAAAACATTTTTCATAACTATTTTCTTTTTAATTAAACTGAAATTTAATTTTTTAAATACAGGGAACAACGACGAAAGAATCAGTCGTTGTCCCTTCTAACCATCAAAAGTGTAATATTATGGCATATCAGGCAATTTCCATCCATTCTGATAGGAGTGCTTGATCATCTCATTTGCATATTCAATAGCATTTACCGGTTCTGTCCAAGTTTTGTTGAATGTCGGGTGTCCGTCGGTGATCTTAAATCCATCTTCAATAATGGTTTTGATAACAGCATCAGCAGGTATATTGGTGAATTGCATGTTTTCACCATCCCAGTGAAGCTCCTGGTTTAATCCTTGCAGTCTTACAGCAAGAACACCCATCACAACCATCTCATTGAAAGGGCCAGCTTCAGAGAAAGGAGACGCAGTTTCAACACGATTTGCAGGAGATTCCTTACAAGCACGTACCCAGTCCATTTCATGCGACAAGGTAACCTCGCGCTGTGTTTTGGGCGAGTTGGGTTTGCGACCGGATACCAGCCACGGGTTAACACCATAACAACCGCATATAAGCGTATCTTTAGATCCGTAGAAGATCACACCCCCACCCTGATCGTTCAGGTTCTTACCCGCAGGAACACCTTCTGGACGCATTGGTTGTAAACCACCATCGTACCAGGTAACCTCAACTTCGGGCATGGCAACTTTAGGCAAGTTGTCGCGTTCAGGGAATACATATTTAACCATTTGAGCGTTGGGAGCACAATCTGTCAGCAACATTGTAGAAGAGCCCTGCACCTTGGTAGGATAGCCCAGATTTAATCCTTTAAACACCGGATGTAAAATATGACAAGCCATATCACCTAATGCGCCGGTACCGAAATCCCACCATCCGCGCCAGTTCCATGGATGATAGATATTATTGAACGGACGTTTTTTTGCCGGTCCTATAAAAAGGTCCCAATTCAGTGTAGATGGAATCTTATCAGCCTGTTTAGGTGTCATCAAACCTTGCGGCCATATAGGCCTGTCAGTAAAAGCTTCAACTTTTCTCACTTCACCTATCTGACCATCTCTTATCCAGTCTATAACCTGGCGTACTCCGGGAGCTGAAGATCCCTGATTACCCATGCTTGTTGCTACTTTGTACTTTGCTGCAAGATTTGTTAACAAACGTGATTCATATA
Protein-coding sequences here:
- a CDS encoding DUF6371 domain-containing protein produces the protein MKEFKYKLEKYKGRTTRHECPHCHTYQSFVRYVDERGNYISDNVGRCNREDKCGYHLTPSEYFKDKGIDYTPTIHVAPKPLPPTDYIPEEMMVRSLNTDNNFIHFLTKYFPLIDVARAIDRYRIGDHKEGRVIYWQIDREDRIRTGKIMLYDPVTGKRAKNVKNSFDWVHRHVKSPYQLSQCLYGLHLVKKSTTPLAVVESEKSAIIASLTIPEYTWVATGGKQNYRLLEALRGHDVTLFPDLGAYHDWTKYATKYGFKVSNLLEQVATDEERRDGLDIADYIIKQMKNEK
- a CDS encoding DUF3987 domain-containing protein, producing MNDMINIIEKIKNGEGVIIPTATATETTQEQTAFPTDLLPEWLQETIREHAESYGTPEELWAVAFLTAIATASGKRMYLTVGNYKNYPQLWVIVVGSSGTGKSDAGRVAFKRISEIDAERYLRYQEEYKEWEAEEKQGTPPHWAQMLINDTTPEAMFNALSYAENGLTLNRDELSGWFSDFGRYNKSGEVGHYLSIFDNQTFSINRKKEQPQLIEEPFLNIYGTIQPSVLSELLTKNNFEQSGFAQRFMFLYPEFPIRKYKRGGTTPDSEAFDNMIDRIESYGGGGEMHLSAEAEDVYEQFYNDMEGRRIKANDFWSAVFSKAQIQVLRLALTVKIARLSEVPDTSVSDVDMMAGVGMVKYFIKSLDKFKVEQREEVSTKKDLILQIFAENPEANQTKVAEMVGVSREYVNRVCRSQVTGHTAIEPTTEAGFN
- a CDS encoding helix-turn-helix transcriptional regulator produces the protein MGLFLQGISVEELSETIKGIVAEEVKNALTAISETIPKDTTPEYLSRKETAEMLGVSLPTLHSYVKKGYLTAHRVGEKTIRFRKEDVANALNAVQPMKYRRA
- a CDS encoding tyrosine-type recombinase/integrase, which codes for MVRVNFRLTDKKADVTNIYAEINYGLYTIVERGKGKGKNKDRKYLQLKYTTPVSVPVALWNAKDVRVEYGDQLASVDAQIEGTYSSIKSSAKKNQSEMNSNLLEFRLHVERIVNDLTVDGRLPIRERVKVELDRIYNPDRIEESSVDGNRDFSDMNLVQFIDHMIETLSNLKESTIKSYKVVRKNIAEYQTKYKTVVTPLTADEDFYHSFVKYLTAEGLAKNTIGTRIKIVKTVLNYASEKKGVKYSDDFRKKSFAKPSEETESIYLNVDELNAIDALVLLPKSLDKVRDMFLIASDTGLRYSDVIRLTAENITEEGLIKIQTQKTGKTIYAPVTPRVKRIFKKYDYKLPKPISNQKYNQFIKDIAKMAGITAPVTRTHTTAGKLTTTTLPKYELVTSHTARRSFATNAYIADVPTLDIMKVTGHKTEVAFLKYIRISAEESAKKMSHHQFFNQLTVVKSM
- a CDS encoding MFS transporter, translated to MKLKRYFGLEKNVFYTGLTSFFTDTSSKMVYSVMPLFLMSIGASKIQISLIEGIAESTASLLKAVSGFWSDKIGKNKPFMFIGYTITALITPLYAYVVNPMQVLAYRFLERVGKGIRTAPRDSLISGSVNNGETGKSFGFHKAMDNSGAIVGPLMASGILFFLPKDNPVLQYKIIFWVATVPAVIGVLTIIFFLKEAKSQKSFTVSKISLKQLPRNYSFFLIIVAVFTLGNSTDSLLIVRTSETGISPSLVPLIYMLFNTVSVLLAIPFGKLSDKIGRAKLITAGFIVYSFVYFMFGASSQILVYIAMFGMYGVYSALTDTCQKALVSDLIPNEMKGTGYGLYHAVLGIMLLPASVIAGYLYDRVSPGAPFYFGSVMSLIAAALMIMFLFVNKKA
- a CDS encoding sugar phosphate isomerase/epimerase family protein; amino-acid sequence: MKKRSILLSTALLSGLFFFSACNQGKQQKEEASAKKEIYLQLYSVRDDIKADYAGTIAKVAEIGYTGVEAAGYNDGQFYGMSPVDFKKSIEDAGMEVLSSHASRPLAEKPGETNWDETWAWWDTAIQAHKEAGMKYIVIPWMTTPETLSDLQVYCDYYNQIGEKCNAAGLRLGYHNHSFEFNEIEGQLMYDYMLNNTDPSKVFFQMDVYWVCEGGKDPVDYFNSFPGRFEQLHVKDETELGKSGKVNFENIFNNAEKSGAKYMIVEVERYTGTPFEGVKESYDFLNNAAFVKESYSK
- a CDS encoding 3-keto-disaccharide hydrolase produces the protein MIFMSCSNTSKQSKTADATDSVEMTAAGEGWITLFNGTDFTGWRGYNRADMPSAWTIEDGAIKINGSGMGEAGAKDGGDIIYDQKFKNFELTFEWKVSEGGNSGVFYLAQELEGKQIYESAPEYQILDNAKHPDAKLGKDGNRQSASLYDLVPAVPQNSKPAGEWNTGGIMVYKGTVIHTQNGENVVEYHLWTDSWKEMVAGSKFKNWPDFLNAGGENQEGYIGLQDHGDDVWYRNIKIKILD
- a CDS encoding Gfo/Idh/MocA family protein, with the protein product MSSKITRRKFLETGAIAAAGLTVVPSSVLGKSVGQTAPSDKLNIAGVGIGGMGNANLSRLESENIIGLCDVDWKYSQRVFDKYPKAKKYYDYRKMYDELGKSIDAVVVATADHTHAMIAADAMTMGKHVYVQKPLTHSVYESRLLTNLAAKYKVATSMGNQGSSAPGVRQVIDWIRDGQIGEVRKVEAFTDRPIWPQGLMTPKQADKIPSTLNWDLFIGPAKKRPFNNIYHPWNWRGWWDFGTGALGDMACHILHPVFKGLNLGYPTKVQGSSTMLLTDCAPNAQMVKYVFPERDNLPKVAMPEVEVTWYDGGLQPMRPEGVPAGKNLNDQGGGVIFYGSKDTLICGCYGVNPWLVSGRKPNSPKTQREVTLSHEMDWVRACKESPANRVETASPFSEAGPFNEMVVMGVLAVRLQGLNQELHWDGENMQFTNIPADAVIKTIIEDGFKITDGHPTFNKTWTEPVNAIEYANEMIKHSYQNGWKLPDMP